The Calonectris borealis chromosome 13, bCalBor7.hap1.2, whole genome shotgun sequence genome contains a region encoding:
- the GPR119 gene encoding glucose-dependent insulinotropic receptor produces MASSAVGAILAVLASLIITANALVAIVLLRLIQKSGSKGLYFVLNLAVADAMVGFTVMGLVMDEFSQPFYPPHIFCVLRMAFVTSSSAASILSLILVACDRHLAIRKPFHYFQLVTGLRVGVRLVGLWLVAAIIGFLPVLTPHFQNISTHKKCSFFGVFHPTYALTVFCVGFFPALFLFIYLYCDMLKIASVHVQHIREVEHAGLAGGCPPSRTASDMKAMRTVAVLVGCFTLSWLPFFIASVVQTVCSECFPYKVIENYLWLLGLCNSLLNPLLYSYWQRDVRLQLSQLAADVKRRVLFHLGNGRRFPGRGTKSLPTVSCLRLQD; encoded by the coding sequence ATGGCTAGCTCAGCCGTTGGAGCCATCCTCGCTGTGCTGGCTTCGCTCATCATCACTGCCAACGCGCTGGTGGCCATCGTTCTCCTTCGCCTCATCCAGAAGAGCGGCTCCAAGGGGCTCTATTTTGTCCTTAATCTTGCCGTTGCGGATGCCATGGTTGGCTTCACGGTCATGGGTCTGGTCATGGATGAGTTTTCCCAGCCCTTTTATCCTCCCCACATCTTCTGTGTCCTGAGAATGGCTTTCGTGACCTCCTCTTCTGCTGCCTCTATCCTATCCCTGATTCTGGTTGCGTGCGACAGGCACCTGGCAATCAGGAAGCCCTTCCACTATTTCCAGCTGGTGACAGGCCTGCGGGTCGGGGTGCGCTTGGTGGGGCTCTGGCTGGTTGCTGCCATCATCGGCTTCCTCCCAGTCCTCACCCCGCACTTTCAGAATATCTCCACCCACAAGAAGTGCTCCTTCTTCGGAGTCTTCCACCCCACCTACGCGCTCACCGTCTTCTGCGTTGGCTTCTTCCCAGCGCTCTTTCTCTTCATTTATCTCTACTGCGACATGCTGAAAATTGCCTCTGTGCACGTGCAGCATATCCGGGAAGTGGAGCACGCAGGactggcggggggctgccccccatCCCGCACCGCCAGCGACATGAAGGCCATGCGCACTGTTGCCGTGCTCGTAGGGTGCTTCACGCTGTCCTGGTTGCCTTTCTTCATCGCCAGCGTTGTGCAAACTGTCTGTTCTGAGTGCTTCCCCTACAAAGTCATTGAGAACTACCTCTGGCTGCTGGGACTGTGCAACTCCCTCCTGAACCCCCTGCTCTACTCTTACTGGCAGAGGGACGTGCggctgcagctctcccagctggctgCAGACGTGAAGAGGAGAGTCCTCTTTCACCTGGGGAACGGCCGCCGTTTCCCTGGCAGAGGCACCAAGTCTCTCCCCACTGTGTCCTGCCTGCGGCTCCAGGACTGA